The Leishmania mexicana MHOM/GT/2001/U1103 complete genome, chromosome 31 DNA segment TCCAGGCAAGAAAAACGAGTTCCTGCCATTTCATGAAGTGCTGTGTACAGCCTTGCACGAGTTTACGCACTGTGTGCACTCTCGGCACGATCGTTCCTTCTGGAACCTCTACTACGATTTGGTCAAGGAGTGCGAGGCGCTGGAAATCACCATGATCCAGCAGGGCATGCGGCTCTACCCAGAAATCTACTCCGCACCCAGGAGCTGCTCCGGCACTGGGTCTCAGCACAGCCACTCTGGTCATGAGGGCAGGACTGCAGCAACGGCCAGTAGCgctcgaggcggaggccgtcGTCTCGGTAATGGCGGCACTAGAGGAGGCAGTAGGGGACGAGGAGGTAGGGTGAGCACGGGCAGTCGAAATGTCACACAAACCATCACCAAGACCgctcgcgccgcctccagctgcagctcctcgcctACGAGCAGTGCGGCTTTTCCTGGGGAagggcgccgcctcggcgttgGCGGTCTCCGCCAGTACGACGCCCCAGTCGACTTCACCCCGACACgcggcgtgctgcgccgcatccttGCCGACGCGGTGGAGAGACGTCTTGTGCGGAAGCCGCCGTCACCAGCAACGGTCCCGCTGGGCTCGGAGCCTCTAGCTCTCTCAGTTGACAGCGGCACTTCCCCACAAGAAGATGAGGAACAATGCGAggtggacgacgacggcgtaCCGGACTGCGTCCCGCATAGCCTTTCGGGTcacgaggacggcggcggctggaaTTGCCCACGTTGTGGTTTTCGCAACGATGACAACGTGATCGGTAGCTGCGCGTTCTGCGCTGATTGCAATGAGGGGGACGAGGTGAACGAAGGAGAGGCGACATGGATAAAGCGGCCTCGATTCGACAACGAGCACTCACTTCTAGAAACGCCCACGATAgtcgcctcctcggccaCCGCGTCGAACACGATGCCCGTGCAGCAGccgaaacagcagcagctcgagTGCACCGCAGAAGAGCACTATATTGTCGTGAGCGACGAAGACGACAGCTAGCAGGCCAGGGAAAGCCCGCGTTTGCTGTGCCCTTGTTGGTGTAACCCCCTttcctccatctctctctttcgctTGTACTTCTGCGTGCACTTctgtgcgccaccgcagtCGAGACACGGTGCGTATCGTTCTCGTACGTGCTGCCGGTTCTGCGTTGACACTTTTTCATTCTTTGTGCACTCTTAGAAGACGCCATTACTCGTCACCGCCTTGAAGGGTACATGTCAAGTGGTGCAGCTCATCTCAGCGTGCTGTGGGCAGCTCGAATCTGCCGCGGAGAGCTCTTGATTGCAACGATGCAGAAACAGGATAACCGTCAAGGGAAATGCGCGATAACGTTTCGCTAGAGATCTGTCCGTCATGTAACATGTACGCCACCAATCCTTGTGGCCGCCTCTCTCACTTGGTTGTTGTGCTACTTCCTATCTCACTCTGGCGCCTGATATCTCCTCCTGCACATCCTCATGACACACGCATCTCTGCTCGCACGCCGCAAACGCTTTGCACTTGCCGCTctcgcacacatgcaccacCACACTCGCATGCAGCGCAAGCGACcgccaaaagaaaaaaagaagtcTTGAAGAGAGTAGTCGTCCccgcgcccctcccccgcccgcGGCCACGCACTACTGACAACCGTACACTTCGTGTTCGTTGTGGACGACGGCACTCACCTCTCTCTCAGCATGAACAGAGACGGCGTGAGGGATGGCATCTACGTCAACTTCTTCGGCTTTGAAGGGAAGGCCGCAATGCTGGCGTGCGACATGTACGGCATTCTTCCGGAAAACCTTCTCTACTTGTCCAAATATATGTTTCTCCAGACGGGGGATGAGAGTGAGCAGGTTCTTTTGGTGCGGTACACCATGTGCGAACGTAGTCGCCAAGGCACCTTTCGCACCTTGCTTGGCGCCAAATCGAAGCTGATCGCGGAGGGTcacgtggaggcgctgtgGAAGGAACGGTGCCGCACCTTGGCGgacgcggcgccgtgccCGCGCTTTACCAAAAAGCAACTGGAAGAGGCCGCCACTGCACTTGACACAGACAGTGAAAGTGATGAGGAACGACAGGTCGACGAGCGCGGCATGCGAaagccgccaccaccgcggccgcctGCGTCACCATTCGCTTCGGACGACCCGGGCGGCGAGGCAGCTGCagaggccgccgccacggagAACGACGAATCACCCACGATAGTGACGGACACGCCGTTCGGCACGGCGCCAGACTCGgaactgccgccgccgccgcccacgcaAGCCTCCTCTGACGTGggcggcgacacacgcaGGGGCTCGGGCACCACAGCTACAAACGACAATGCCGCGCTCTCTGTGGACGCGAAACGTATgacgcaggagctgcagaacGACTGGAAGCAATACGACCTTGTCAAGTCGCTAGAACTGCCTCGGACACACAAGCTCCGCCCCCAGCCGCCGAGTATCCCGCAAGCGTACTTCCCGCGCTTGCTCGAGACGCTGAACATGGAAGAGAAAGAACTTGCCGCCGTGCAAAAGAAGCTTTCGCGTTATAGCAAGAAGGCAGCGAGGCAACTACGTGCGAGGCAACAGGAGCGATCGAGTGGACCCTCTGCCCCAGGACGCagcacctccctcccccctctgtcctcctccccttcgcataaccccaccgccacccacctACTCCAGTCTGTGAAGCTGCGAAATCGTCGAGAGCTGGCAGTCGTACATCGAGTGGTGCaagtgcagctgcgcggtTTGAGCGAGCGCTACGAGCAAGGACGCAGCATCGACGAGAAAATGGAGGGGGTGCCGACTCTTGGTACACTGGAGCACATGCTCAAGTATCAAAAGTCCATTGGCATAGCTCCCGAGTTTGAGGACCGCGTTCAGGCCAAGATGGAGCGCGAGGAAtcgcgcgcggcgctccAACAGCAGCTACGGGCGTCGGAGTGGGAACGGGCCTACGCGATCGACGAAAAGGCGCAACACGCGAAagaggtgctggagcgggAGCGCGAGAGGACGAAGGgcatcgctgctgaggcgCACCGCACGCAGCGACTAATCACAGAGTGGAAGCATGTGGCGGCCCATCGGCAGCACGAAACGCACTTGAACAGTGTCCTCCACCGAAGCGCCGTACGGCATGCAAAGGCGGACACGTACATTGAGAAGAAGCGCGCGGCCACGGGCATGTTGCGCTACTACCATGACCAACAGGAGGTACACCGCCGTCAGCTACGCGACACGATTCGCGACATGATGATCAGCAAGAAATTTTCGGCAGACGAGGTGGCTGGTGAGGATGACGACGTCGTCGCGTAACAAGCAACTCTTTGCCCTTCTTTGCACGCAGAAGTGGAAGCAGCGGGGGTGCACATGATTCGATCGGCGCGCAAGCAAGCGCACTGGCCTAATCGAGCTTGCCCCGTATGAGGAATATTTTGCGCAGAATTCTTTACTTATGtgttttccccctttttttcctccttGCGCGTGCCGCTCATGTATGCTATTGCCAGTATTGCTGGCTGGAATACCAGAATCAATGTGGGGAATGCCATGCGCTTCGACCTCACCTTCTCTCCGTCGTCGCTCGCCGCATTGCTATGGGTGGTAGGGGCGGTGGTTTCAGGTACGGCGAGGAACGAAGCGTTGGAGATGGGAAATGGGACATTTGCGCagccctttctctctctgtgtgcttctcctttttcaggcgcgcgcgtgtacaTCTGTGTTGGTCTTGGACATGCATGTCCATGTCTTTCCTTCTCGCCTTTTTCTTGTGGTGGTGTTGTTCACTGcttccttcctcctcccctcaccaccaTTACCACCACCCCAGTTTGTTACCCGTTTCTGGTGAGCTGATTCTTAGCTTGTCTGGATGCCCTTCATGTAAAGCACGGAGGTGTGTGTTGTGTACGTGCTCGCTTCGGCGTCCTTGAGAGATGTGCGCCATCGCGTTCCATCCTTTTCCAACGTCTCGACAGACGTGGGCACCTCGGAAAAGGACTCGGAAAGAGAGCAATGCTTTATGGTTGTGGTGCTGAGTGAACCATTGTCTCCCAGCGTAGCCTCATGCGCAACCAGACCTTCTCCCGTGTGTGACGacgctctctcttctgcgACGACTCCGCAGAGGCACCAAAACAAATCTTGTATACAGCAttatttttttctttcctccgcTCCAGTGCTAtttgggtgtgtgggtgtcttGTGATAGACCCccgcgctggcgcgcgacCTCCATCAATGCCCGAAGGAAATACTTTGCGTGGCTGTGGACCGTCACTATCCATCCCCTGTGGCACCTGCATGTGGCTCGCTAACCTGTCGCGTCACTTGTCTCCGctacctttctctcttcgcctTGCGCATCCCTGTCCTCTGAGAGCGCTTCTTCTTTCATCGCGGCGCATGGCACCACATCCCTTTCGAGAGGCCGTGCCgataaatatatatatatatacgaaacgccgccgcgccgcgtcaCCGGTGACTAACAAGAGATAAACAAAGAGAAACGATTTAACGGCCCTTTAAAGTCTCTGATTCACAAGCACCATGACGCACACGGCGGAGATCACGAGGCGCGCGTTTCATCCAGCCCTCCACGAGAAGATGCAGCACGCAGACCCCCTGCAGCCGTCGGAGAGTATGCTTCTGCCCTCCAAGACGGCCCCAACCGCACTGCGCAAGTCAGACGGAAGCCGGCTGCATCTTTGCGTCGACAAGCGCGCCTCACAGGAGAAAGAGGATGAGGAGAAAAACCTCGCGTTGTCTCTGCGAATCACAACAAAAGAGGTACCTTCCCGCACTGGCGTTAAGGCGCCGCAGTCATCGCGGCATCCCTCGGTTCGCTGCGTCCCTGTAGAGGCGACGACCTGTGCAAATCGACTCCTGACCAACGCCCCCCGGAAGCTCTGCTTGAGTCGAgtagcggcgctgcgtccaCCAAACGACGCGTCGGTtcccggcgccgccgtgcgcgaTGGCCAGAGCTTCTTGGTTGACAAATGCAAACCTACCGCCATAGACATGGTGGTGGAGCTGCACGTCTACGACCTCTCACATGGATATCTGAAGCGGTATGGGAAAGAGTTAGTTGGCCTAGAAATTCCTGGCGTCTACCACTCCGGCATTGTATGTTACGGGGTTGAGGTGTACTTTGAGGGTGGTAtcggcatcgccgcggcgggcCGCACACGTTTCGGTACCAAGTACCACACGCACTACCTCGGCGTGACAAAGAAGCCCGTCTCAGAGTTCTTCCGGTGGATCGGTGTGCGGGCCGTTCACGTTAATCAGATCCACGACTACCACCCAGTGCGGCACAACTGCCATCACTTCTCCTACGAGGCAGCGCGGTTTTTGCTTGGCGAGAACGCGTCCATTCCAAACTATCTCTTCAGCACCGTAGACAACCTTGTGAAGACGGAGGCTGGTGCTTCCGTTGCGGAGGTCATGACTCTCACCACCCACGGCATGCAGAGTAGCGTCGCGCGGCAGATGCGCTCCCGCACGCTGGAGCGGCAGTGCAGCATTGATATGCAACTCAGCGCCTCGACAGCCTGCGGTGTCATGACACTGCCAccgacggcagcagtgcTCTTTCGTCCGAACGACCCCTACCTTGCAAAACGACTTGTCCTTGACCTCAGCCCGTACGTGAAGGGGCTAATCAAGAGAAACCACATGAAGCCAGCTGCattggcggtgctggaggagatggcTTGTGCGCTGATGGAGGGCACCGATTCCATTGCGCCAAAGCTGCTGTTTAACTATGTGGAGATGGTCACGGAGTCGCTCCTGCGCAGCCCGCTGGTGACGTGGGGGCCTATCTTCAACGGGCTCCGGGTGGCAGTGCTGCATAAGTTGTGCCTCATCAACTGTGTGTTTCACACGAAACTGATGTCGATTCTGGTGCTCGCGGCGCGCGACTTTCCCCGCTTGTTGCCCGACGGGCGCGTGGAGTTGCTTCGGCTGGCGTGTAACTTTGCCTGTAGCGCCCACGGTGCTATCGTCTACAGCGAAACTCGATACCGCGATGCGTGGGTGTCGATCGTTGGCCTAGGCCTCATGGACAGCAGCAGTACGGTTGTGTACACAGCCGCCTGCCTGGCCTTGAACGTAGCGCTAGCCATTGTCACCACTACAAATCTGCCCCTGAGACGTGACATGACGCAGCTGACCGACGAACACTacgcgctgcggctcgcGACGCTTCTGCTGTACAACCTACGCAACCGCAGCGCAGAGAAACTGCCGGAGCCGTCCTTCAACATGATCTTGATGGCACTCTACAAACTAGCCTCGAGCAACAAAACGGCGCTGGAGTACGTTGTGTCACACCCCTTCAAGCCACAGTACGACGAGCTCCTTAACCGGTGTGGCTCGAACGAAAGTCGGACCCTTGTGTGCCTTCTCAAGACCCTCGAAGACCTTTTTGGCTAATCTCTACAGCTTCCACCGACTGCTTCGTGAACCGCCGCTGGGGCTTCTTTTTGTTGCTTGCTGACTCAGCGAAAACTCTCTGCGGTCGGGCCactccgctccgcctccccccaccccctctttctctgcttTATTCTGTGGCGACGGGAGTTCTACTCCCCCGATGATGGGACACCCAGGTCATTGCATGGTGGCTCAGAACCCAaccgccctcccctctctcccccctcaccctcctgCTATCCTCCGCCAAATGCGGGACCACATCTGGTTGTGACGCGCCCAGGCACCTACGACGTAAGGAGGGGGGTCTgcgcgatgcatcgctgctgacgtcggcggtcatgccctggacggcgtggcgtcgcaGCGACCCGCGACCGTGTCAGCAGGGTGgcgccatccatgtgatTTTAGGCGGCGTGCCAGCGCGGCTGGGACGTatcctgcccctccctcccccctggcCCTCACACGGTCTACtggtgtggtggggaggcTGAGTGTCGCCCCCGATGGGGGATGCACGAGGGGTGGCGACGGGCATGATgggcgcggctgtgagggGCCCTGCGGAGCGGGCGTCTGGGTATACTTTGAGGGCGAGGCCGTGCCTCGGAGGGCTGGGTCGGTGCTTTGCTGTAAGGCtgttgcagcgctgcctcgcacgGACgtgatggggagggggagggggtgggtgggctaCGGCAGGCCTGTTGTAGAGGGGAGTTGACCGTACGCTCTGTAGCAGTGAACGGACTCACTGGACCGCAGAACGAAGTGGTGCAATCATCATCAAGTCGTGTGTAGACCACTGCTCGCTCTCGTTGCATGGTACCGCGTTGGGAGCATATTTGCCGGGGCGAGAAAGGCGGTAAAACAAGTGGGGTTAAGGGACtcggtggtgcgcgcgctggtggcgccCGATAAAAAAGGGGACGAGCGGAAAGGGCGCAAGGGCGAACCACTTTGGTGACCCTTTGTCCTCCTCTAAATAGGGATCAGCATGCAACTGATCGGATTGCGGCGTGTACTGCTCCTGTCCCGCTCAAGCCGCCCAACTATACGACAGGGGGAAACCCTCCTGGACCGCATCATGCGCCTGCAAGCCTGCGGTTCGCGATTCCCAAgtctcctcttcgctgccGACTTTTCCCATTTCTCCTTTGGTGTGtcctctccacctccacacTCTCTCTTACTTGTTCGGCGTGTCCGCGTAGATTGTAGTTGCAGGTTGAGCATTGTCGGTGTGCGGGGACAGCACTCAAACACCGAAAAGAGAGGGACGGCTTTGCCGATACGGCCGTAGGACTACTCCGTGGCGTCGCGGAACTCACTTGCACGTTGTGCTACTCGATAGCAGCTCGCCAACACATCTTTCCGTTTCTCCGCCGTTGTGGCCCGCTTGCACGCCACCCAACTCTTCTAAACAGCAACCGCTGCTGGATTTAAAGCGGAGCCGCTGCTCACCCCGACGCATTGTCATCATGCTCCACACGGCCGTGGCGCCGTTGTTGCCAGCCTCGGTGGTGACACACACCGTCTCTGGTTATTTTCTCCCCGACTCGTTGGCGGCGCAGAAGGAGAAAGAGGTGGTAGCCATTCGACAGAATCACCTCACCTTGTATCGCGTAAAGAGCACGCCTCacgcctgcgctgctgcagggccgccgccagcagagCAGCTCGGTCAGGTAGCGGAAGTTTCTctgcacgcgccgccgctggcggccgcAACATGCCGCCCCCTCCGGACCACCTCGGACATCTTAGTACTTCTTTTCGATGATTTCCACGTATCCTTCCTGCAATACAACCCGGTCACAGCTCAGTTCGACACGGTAGCTCTCATGCAGTTGGATGACCGTCAGTTGAGCCTGGACCAGTGCCCGCTCAGCGCGATGCTGCGGGTGGACGAGACGGGGACGTACGTTGCCGTGCTGGCCAAGCGGAGCGacctcttcttcttcccgGTGATGGAGATGATAGATCAGCAGGCGATGGCACAGGTGCAGGCGGAAAATGCTGCCGCGAACGCTTCGAACTCGGACATGCAGTCTGCTGCCTTCGCGGGCAACGAGGAGGCTGCTGTGACGAAGACCTCTggcacgacgacggcagtAGCCCCAAAGCCAACAGTGGCACTGAATGCTTGGGGagacgaagacgaggacgacaaTGACGGCGAAGCGCCGAACGCGCgcaagcaggaggaggcggcgaagagcgAGCAGTCCGTTCACGGAAAAACAATGACGGGAGGCGACAGCGCTGTGGCGTTCGGAGGAGCTTCTGCAGTGCCTGGAACGCCATCGTCGCAGAAGGTGACGCAGGGCGGTGGCACCTCGTTGTTGCTGCGTATCGGCACAGTAACGCACTGGCGCCTGCAAGATGTGAAGACTGCGCTGCGCAACATCCGCGACATCCAGTTTGTCGAGTCGGCTGGCGAGCCCTTGCTGGCGTTTCTGTTTGAGAAGCAGCCGACGTGGGCGGGCCGAGTGAAGCTGCTGGAGTGGCGCAGCAAGACGGTGGAGTCGCACATGCTAACCTGTTCCATCGAGTGGATGAAAGTGACCCTCGCGAACTCCACGGCACCGCACATGCTCTCTCTCAGCGAGGTGGACGGGCTGCCGTACGACGTGACGAGCATGACGCCGCTTACAGCCTTCCAGGATGTACCGTCCGCCGTGTTTTGCGTGAGCCGCAACATGATGGTGCACGTGAGCACAAAAAGCGGCTACGGTGTGTACGTGAACGCCACCGGTGaggagcaggcacgcagtTTGAAGTCTTCAGCGGTGAGTTTTGAAGCGGTGCAGTGGCGTAGCGCGTCGCAGGCACTGTCCACCGACCTTGTGAAGGTGAACCTGAACTTTTCGAACGCCACGTCTGTGCTCCTTTCGCAgccggcgacgacgcagagagcgccggcggtggctgctggtgctgctgcgactgcagATGGTCACACCCAACGGCTGCTGGTCGtaacagaggaagaggggacCGTCGTGGACGTGCACTTGCAGAGCCACGGCTACACGGTGGGTAGCATCAGCGCGGAAATCGTCATGACCGGCTGCTTCGGttcctcgtacgcctccatCGACGCCACACGGTTCTTTCTCGGGGCCCTGAACGGTGACTCTCGTTTCATCGCCAGCACCCCGCGCGACCCGTGCAAGGTGCTCCAGAAGTTTCTCGGCATCGGACCCGTGCGGGACGTCGACATTGTGGACActaccaccgctgccgcggaaACGCAGGAGGACACACTCGATCCGTCCGTTGAGGCCTCTCCCTACGCAGACCTCTTCCGCAGCGTGAAGCTCGAAGCGTTGCCGACCAtgacagcggcgcagcgaaaGACGGTGATGGACATTGCTCTGTGCTCCGGCAGCGGTTCGGCGGGAAGTCTCTCCATCTTGCGTCGATCGATCCGGAGCCGTGTGGTGCGACAGGAGGAGCTGAACGCCATCTCTGTCTTCTTTTTGGAGCCCACCAACGCCGATGCCCGCAAGCGACCACGAGACCTCGGCAACGAGGGAGGCAGGGGAGAGTCACCCCCAGCGTCGACGgtcggcgccggcaccgcaccgcacccACACCTGCTCATCAGCGGCTCGAACTTTTCCATTCTTTTTGCGGTACGCAGTGATTCGGTACAGCAGGTTCGCGGGGCTGCTCTCAGTATGGCGGCTCGCACCGTATACGCTGTGCATCTGGACTGGATGCCAGGTCTGCTGCAGGTAACGgagacggagctgcggcTTCTGTCCGGCGATGGCAAGCGCCGGGTGTCAAGCACCGAGTTCCTTACTCTACCGGCGATACAGCGAGCCAGCAGCcagggcgcggcggcgaacgTGGCGCTCTCTGCCCTGTTGGTCGGGGAAATGCGCTGCGTCCTTGTCCGCTTCACAGATGGACAGCTGCTTTCGTTTCGCCTGGCAGATGCCAAGGCGATGTCAACGGCGACCCTGCTCCTAGAGAGGGTGACGGCCGTCGGGTGGTGGGGGTCGGCAGCAAGGCACCGGCAGCAACGTCAGCCCACGCTGGTGGTTGTGCAAAACATGGACCTCATTTTGTACACGCTGCAGTCGCCGcaagcggtgcagcaggcgtcGAGTTTCCCGAACTTTGCTCTCATGCCGCCCTTTGCGATGGAGGGGGTCGAGACGCCCGTGGTGAAGCTGCGGGAGCGGCTGAATGcagagccgctgccgacTGTCACGCATCTCGCTGTCTTTGATCAGCACGAGGACCCTGCCATGTCAGCTGCGCCGACTGAGGCAACTCTTGTGATGATTCTGTCATCCGGGGAGCTAGTGACGTACCGGGTTGTTCCTGCTGATGCCCACGGTCCACGGAGGTGCGTGAAGGTGATTTACCATATTCTTGACGTCGCGCCGGAGGTGGATGTGGTGGAGTCGATTGAGGCTCGCAAGAAACGGCTGCAGGAAGAGCGGGCGCACCTGGCGACTGTCACACAGCAGATGCGCCACTGCAGCGAGCGGCTGGTGCCATTCCGGGGCCTCCAGGACCGGCACAAGGGCATGTACGTCTGCGGCCAGACGCCGGTGTTTCTTGTGTACCATGCTGCCACGAATCAGCTTGTCTGCACCCGGCATCACGCCACGAATGCGGTGCGCGGCTTCGCGCCGTTCCACTCGCGGCATGTGCATGGCGGTTTCGTCTACTGCGGCGAGGGCTTCGTGCACTTTGCGACCATGCAGCCCTTCGGTGAGCTGcttggcagcagcgggtggTGGCTTGAGCGGGTGCGCCTTGGGTGCACGCCCCACCAGATCATCTACTCCCCTGCGGCGCACGGGTGCTTCGTCGTGGCGTCGCGGCCGCAGCCGTTTTCCCCGAAGAGGGCACCCTTTgacgtgcagctgcgcatggtcgaggacgaggagggcaatCGCGTGCCGCACGTGATAGAGGCCgtctcgctgccgcccctgTCCGCCGCTTCCGGCTCACCCGTGCCAACGAATGAGCGGTATGAAGTGCAGTTCTTCTCGACG contains these protein-coding regions:
- a CDS encoding cleavage and polyadenylation specificity factor-like protein, yielding MLHTAVAPLLPASVVTHTVSGYFLPDSLAAQKEKEVVAIRQNHLTLYRVKSTPHACAAAGPPPAEQLGQVAEVSLHAPPLAAATCRPLRTTSDILVLLFDDFHVSFLQYNPVTAQFDTVALMQLDDRQLSLDQCPLSAMLRVDETGTYVAVLAKRSDLFFFPVMEMIDQQAMAQVQAENAAANASNSDMQSAAFAGNEEAAVTKTSGTTTAVAPKPTVALNAWGDEDEDDNDGEAPNARKQEEAAKSEQSVHGKTMTGGDSAVAFGGASAVPGTPSSQKVTQGGGTSLLLRIGTVTHWRLQDVKTALRNIRDIQFVESAGEPLLAFLFEKQPTWAGRVKLLEWRSKTVESHMLTCSIEWMKVTLANSTAPHMLSLSEVDGLPYDVTSMTPLTAFQDVPSAVFCVSRNMMVHVSTKSGYGVYVNATGEEQARSLKSSAVSFEAVQWRSASQALSTDLVKVNLNFSNATSVLLSQPATTQRAPAVAAGAAATADGHTQRLLVVTEEEGTVVDVHLQSHGYTVGSISAEIVMTGCFGSSYASIDATRFFLGALNGDSRFIASTPRDPCKVLQKFLGIGPVRDVDIVDTTTAAAETQEDTLDPSVEASPYADLFRSVKLEALPTMTAAQRKTVMDIALCSGSGSAGSLSILRRSIRSRVVRQEELNAISVFFLEPTNADARKRPRDLGNEGGRGESPPASTVGAGTAPHPHLLISGSNFSILFAVRSDSVQQVRGAALSMAARTVYAVHLDWMPGLLQVTETELRLLSGDGKRRVSSTEFLTLPAIQRASSQGAAANVALSALLVGEMRCVLVRFTDGQLLSFRLADAKAMSTATLLLERVTAVGWWGSAARHRQQRQPTLVVVQNMDLILYTLQSPQAVQQASSFPNFALMPPFAMEGVETPVVKLRERLNAEPLPTVTHLAVFDQHEDPAMSAAPTEATLVMILSSGELVTYRVVPADAHGPRRCVKVIYHILDVAPEVDVVESIEARKKRLQEERAHLATVTQQMRHCSERLVPFRGLQDRHKGMYVCGQTPVFLVYHAATNQLVCTRHHATNAVRGFAPFHSRHVHGGFVYCGEGFVHFATMQPFGELLGSSGWWLERVRLGCTPHQIIYSPAAHGCFVVASRPQPFSPKRAPFDVQLRMVEDEEGNRVPHVIEAVSLPPLSAASGSPVPTNERYEVQFFSTLDWQCMGRLVLDANEKVLSATLMQVTRDTTMDAANRSTTAPVCALATAYPLGEDVTTRGRILLLTTTQQGGHGMQHLRTLHEEPMKGPVTAITRVGEDCVAAAVGGTVRVYRYDTYKSTMETMAILYAGAYVTCLQAFRDYLVIGDLFNSVLFARYSEEIHTITILGRDTNAISVVSNDMLYHDTRFGLLVTDDARNLMCMSYKPRVLEEPGKPPKVLESLLTVTGEYRLAGGVLLKMMRLRAASAHSSSVAIYVTNMGEIGYLVPLGDQTSRTGQWVVRRLQSEVAHAGGLPPRMFLGFPQDDPLRSLKGEEWMLHVPLLEQLYRQDLRTRKLVASAAQTQLERVMNVGATVSAELGHI